A stretch of Paenibacillus peoriae DNA encodes these proteins:
- a CDS encoding DUF4367 domain-containing protein yields MRELQGRNQEQNLKYTDPKDKDLKNMDKLTEPESVLKIQAFDVSDKVMEQVYQKVTPKKGFIVKMRLQPRITAPIMILLFVLGASVTGYAASQYLEFRNSKGDVVLNTAKTPAETDASKTYTSTYAQWNEKVKDRLQPGEYAAYYVKDDSMNQNNLSNPALFAYKPAELSSFNSLQDEIKRTEAPLFSNPTHLPDGYQFEFGYVYPSAAYPRMMDKKEYRALTDKLMQQAQAAPEGENLFIQKLSWDKSDTSFARYARGNDYVNITVTKYTSEVTKTTIMQNEQDSAEQLTIKGTKAYYIRASKTSNPLEAGKNRLGWLDEKRRLHFNISDNQDSPLTKEDLVKIAEDLLNASPQ; encoded by the coding sequence ATGCGTGAATTACAAGGCAGAAATCAGGAACAAAATCTGAAATACACCGATCCAAAAGACAAAGACTTAAAAAACATGGACAAGCTGACAGAACCAGAAAGTGTCCTAAAAATCCAAGCTTTTGACGTTTCTGACAAAGTGATGGAACAGGTCTACCAAAAGGTGACGCCCAAAAAGGGGTTCATTGTAAAAATGCGTCTTCAACCGCGCATTACCGCTCCCATTATGATCTTACTTTTTGTGTTAGGGGCTTCTGTGACCGGATACGCCGCTTCGCAATATCTTGAATTCCGCAACAGTAAGGGCGACGTTGTATTAAATACCGCCAAAACACCTGCCGAAACGGACGCTTCGAAAACGTATACCTCCACCTACGCACAGTGGAACGAAAAAGTGAAAGATCGCCTGCAGCCCGGAGAGTATGCTGCCTATTACGTCAAGGACGATTCTATGAATCAGAACAACCTATCTAATCCGGCCCTGTTTGCGTACAAGCCAGCTGAACTTTCAAGTTTCAACAGCTTACAAGATGAAATCAAGCGAACTGAGGCTCCATTATTCAGCAACCCCACTCATCTACCAGATGGCTATCAGTTTGAATTCGGATACGTCTATCCAAGCGCTGCATATCCTAGGATGATGGATAAAAAGGAATATCGAGCTTTAACCGATAAACTGATGCAACAGGCCCAAGCTGCACCGGAGGGTGAAAATCTGTTTATTCAAAAGCTGAGCTGGGACAAGTCAGACACCTCCTTTGCCCGGTATGCGAGAGGAAACGACTATGTAAACATTACCGTCACCAAATACACTTCTGAAGTCACAAAGACAACCATCATGCAAAATGAACAGGATTCGGCTGAGCAACTGACAATTAAAGGAACCAAGGCCTATTACATCAGGGCAAGCAAAACAAGCAATCCCTTGGAGGCCGGAAAAAACCGACTGGGCTGGCTTGATGAAAAAAGACGGTTACACTTCAACA